Proteins from a single region of Candidatus Puniceispirillum marinum IMCC1322:
- a CDS encoding amino acid ABC transporter ATP-binding protein: MSVWTKKDPIVSIQDVHKSFGDLEVLKGVSLDVMKGEVICIIGPSGSGKSTLIRCVNALNDIQGGSIKVEGVEVSDPNLDKLALRKKVGMVFQQYNLFPHKTALENIMMAPLLVLKQSPEDVEAHARSLIRKVRLEGKENSYPGELSGGQQQRVAIARSLAMSPHVMLFDEVTAALDPETVKEVLVTIKDLAAEGMTCILVTHEMGFAREIADHIYFTDNGVIVEHGPPKTFFAKAKDPRTKEFLDQIL, encoded by the coding sequence ATGTCTGTCTGGACCAAGAAAGACCCTATCGTTTCTATTCAAGATGTACATAAATCCTTTGGTGATCTTGAAGTGTTGAAGGGCGTATCACTTGACGTCATGAAAGGTGAAGTGATCTGTATCATCGGGCCGTCAGGTTCGGGGAAATCAACATTAATCCGCTGTGTGAATGCGCTTAACGATATTCAGGGGGGCTCCATCAAAGTTGAGGGGGTTGAAGTGTCAGACCCCAACTTGGACAAGCTGGCTTTGCGTAAAAAGGTTGGCATGGTTTTTCAGCAATATAATCTGTTTCCGCATAAAACCGCCCTTGAAAACATTATGATGGCACCGCTTCTGGTGCTTAAACAATCGCCTGAAGACGTTGAAGCGCATGCGCGCTCGTTAATTCGGAAAGTGCGGCTTGAGGGCAAGGAAAACAGCTATCCAGGTGAGCTTTCGGGCGGACAGCAACAGCGGGTCGCCATCGCGCGCTCACTGGCCATGAGCCCGCATGTGATGCTGTTTGACGAAGTGACAGCGGCGCTAGACCCTGAAACCGTAAAAGAGGTTCTGGTCACCATCAAGGATCTGGCCGCAGAGGGCATGACATGTATTCTGGTGACGCATGAAATGGGGTTTGCCCGTGAAATTGCCGACCATATCTATTTCACAGATAATGGGGTGATTGTCGAACATGGGCCGCCGAAGACCTTCTTTGCAAAGGCCAAAGACCCGCGGACGAAAGAATTTCTGGATCAGATTTTATAA
- a CDS encoding transporter substrate-binding domain-containing protein: protein MLKKIALGMAAASVAFVPLAVSADGHKCTNDTWNKIMSRGKIVVGVKADYKPWGYRNSDGSLVGMEIDMAKDVAAKMGVELEMVPVQSSNRMQFLEQGKTDLLIATMSDRQDRREIVGIVGPNYYTSGTNVMAPKALGLTSWEDLRGKPVCGKQGAFYNQIVEERYGAQVIAFTGNAEAKQALRDKKCIAWVYDDSSIGSDLSSGQYDDFEMPLQSEDDNPWALAVPLGERNCVFGRFMSGMQFQWHQDGSLIELEKKWGIKPTQFLVNYNNRMKDWLAD, encoded by the coding sequence ATGCTTAAAAAAATTGCTTTGGGGATGGCTGCGGCCAGCGTAGCATTTGTACCATTGGCAGTATCTGCAGACGGGCATAAATGCACCAACGATACATGGAACAAGATCATGTCACGCGGCAAGATCGTTGTCGGCGTTAAAGCTGACTATAAGCCATGGGGCTATCGTAACTCGGATGGTAGTCTTGTTGGCATGGAAATCGATATGGCCAAAGACGTAGCTGCCAAAATGGGCGTTGAGCTTGAAATGGTACCCGTTCAGTCATCGAACCGTATGCAGTTCCTTGAGCAGGGCAAGACAGACTTGTTAATCGCAACCATGTCTGACCGTCAAGACCGCCGAGAAATTGTCGGTATCGTAGGTCCTAACTATTATACATCAGGTACCAATGTTATGGCGCCAAAAGCACTTGGTTTGACCAGCTGGGAAGATCTTCGTGGTAAGCCTGTATGCGGCAAGCAGGGCGCATTCTACAACCAGATCGTTGAAGAGCGTTATGGTGCCCAGGTGATTGCCTTTACCGGTAATGCCGAAGCCAAGCAGGCCCTTCGTGACAAGAAATGTATCGCATGGGTATATGATGACAGCTCAATCGGTTCTGACCTGAGTTCAGGCCAATATGATGACTTCGAAATGCCCTTGCAGTCTGAAGACGACAACCCATGGGCATTAGCTGTTCCATTGGGTGAGCGTAATTGTGTATTTGGTCGCTTCATGTCAGGCATGCAGTTCCAGTGGCATCAGGATGGTTCATTGATCGAGCTGGAAAAGAAGTGGGGCATCAAGCCAACACAGTTCCTAGTGAATTATAACAACCGCATGAAAGACTGGCTGGCTGACTAA
- a CDS encoding DMT family transporter, with the protein MAKGLTFMAIGMFLFATVDTQAKFLTEIYHPVQIVWIRQVGLLVGVIVLLLMRGMNVLQTDHKKLQILRGTFAAISPLCFVMAISFVPLVDAMAVGFIAPFIVTILGATWLKERVGIHRWGAVIVGFIGTLIVIRPGFGAMHPAIFFVFIAASLFAARQILSRYLSTTDNTSTTLAYTALTGSFWLTLLIPFFWHWPVEPFHLLLFGSIALSAAISEIFVIKALEITQAVVLAPVQYSLIIWGTMYGFLVFGQLPDRWTWIGAAIIIAGGYYTFHRERLNKQKASKMSL; encoded by the coding sequence ATGGCCAAAGGTCTGACCTTTATGGCGATTGGCATGTTTCTGTTCGCCACCGTAGATACGCAAGCAAAATTTCTCACCGAAATCTATCATCCTGTGCAGATCGTCTGGATACGTCAGGTTGGACTGCTTGTTGGCGTCATTGTGCTACTGCTCATGCGTGGTATGAATGTTTTACAAACCGACCATAAAAAATTACAAATCCTGCGTGGCACCTTTGCCGCCATATCCCCTCTCTGCTTTGTTATGGCCATCAGCTTTGTGCCACTTGTAGATGCTATGGCGGTTGGTTTTATTGCCCCTTTTATTGTCACTATTCTGGGCGCTACATGGCTTAAGGAACGTGTTGGCATTCATCGCTGGGGCGCGGTGATTGTTGGTTTCATCGGCACGCTTATTGTTATCAGACCTGGCTTTGGCGCGATGCATCCGGCGATCTTTTTTGTATTTATTGCTGCCTCTTTATTTGCCGCACGGCAAATTCTGTCACGCTATCTCAGCACAACGGATAACACATCGACCACCCTTGCCTATACCGCGCTTACTGGGAGCTTCTGGTTAACCTTATTGATCCCTTTTTTCTGGCATTGGCCCGTTGAGCCGTTCCATTTATTACTATTTGGCTCAATCGCATTATCCGCGGCCATATCCGAAATCTTTGTTATCAAAGCGCTTGAAATCACCCAGGCGGTGGTTCTGGCACCTGTCCAATACAGTCTCATTATATGGGGAACGATGTATGGGTTTCTTGTGTTCGGTCAGCTACCAGATCGCTGGACATGGATCGGCGCGGCCATCATTATCGCAGGTGGTTACTACACATTTCATCGCGAAAGACTGAACAAGCAAAAAGCTAGCAAGATGTCACTATAG
- a CDS encoding sulfurtransferase has protein sequence MQITAQKFVAKMIILGTFIMSAFIMAPITAFATPLVSAAWLSEHLNDENITVIDLRNKIDKGNYETFLEGHIPGAIHSNYLTDGWRVGRDGIVGLLPEAEQFESLARRLGVSASTHVVIVPAGVSSTDFGSSARAYWTFKVFGHEHVSILDGGFAGWRANYPDQIEQGPFVAPEAGDFVAQFQPELYIGTEDVASYVNNPGEAVLVDGRNTSQFYAEAKHPKAEKAGRIPSAILISQAHAYADDENRLKSREELENIYDDMDDKTIVSYCNTGHWAATNWFVMSEVLGHDNVRLYDGSMVEWTAHSDLPLDTSAMSNMDKLKKLMGDLLS, from the coding sequence ATGCAAATTACAGCACAAAAATTTGTGGCAAAGATGATTATTCTAGGCACGTTTATTATGAGCGCCTTTATCATGGCGCCCATAACCGCTTTTGCAACGCCATTAGTATCAGCTGCGTGGCTGTCAGAACATCTTAATGATGAAAATATCACCGTTATTGATCTGCGCAACAAGATCGATAAAGGCAATTATGAAACCTTTCTTGAAGGTCATATTCCCGGAGCCATTCATTCTAATTATCTGACGGATGGCTGGCGGGTAGGCCGTGATGGCATCGTTGGCTTATTACCCGAAGCAGAACAGTTTGAAAGCCTAGCACGTCGTCTAGGGGTGTCGGCATCAACGCATGTTGTGATTGTGCCAGCTGGTGTCTCATCAACCGATTTTGGCAGTTCGGCACGCGCCTATTGGACATTCAAGGTATTTGGTCATGAGCATGTTTCGATTCTTGATGGTGGCTTTGCCGGATGGCGGGCAAATTATCCCGATCAGATTGAACAGGGTCCGTTTGTGGCGCCCGAAGCGGGTGACTTTGTAGCCCAGTTCCAGCCCGAGCTCTATATTGGCACCGAAGATGTTGCCAGTTATGTCAATAATCCGGGCGAAGCTGTTCTGGTGGATGGACGTAACACAAGCCAGTTCTATGCCGAAGCCAAGCATCCAAAGGCCGAAAAAGCTGGCCGTATCCCATCTGCAATCCTGATATCGCAGGCCCATGCCTATGCCGATGACGAAAACCGTCTGAAAAGCAGGGAAGAGCTTGAAAATATTTACGATGATATGGACGATAAAACTATTGTGAGTTACTGCAACACAGGCCATTGGGCGGCGACAAACTGGTTTGTCATGTCAGAAGTGCTTGGTCATGATAATGTCCGGCTCTATGATGGTTCTATGGTTGAATGGACAGCGCATAGTGATTTACCACTTGATACATCGGCCATGTCGAACATGGATAAATTAAAAAAGTTGATGGGCGACTTGCTTAGCTAA
- a CDS encoding molybdopterin-dependent oxidoreductase: MDEKVTISSQYDNLPLTSSHWGTYRVETVAGKVTALHPFDADSDPSPIGSGIVDVLDAPSRIKMPMVRKSWLEHGPGAATDKRGQDPFIQMTWDEAEALVANELARVKNDFGNKAIFGGSYGWASAGRFHHAQSQLHRFLNCIGGYTRSVNTYSYAAAEVILPHVLGSFGSIMYGQTSLESVAASTELFISFGGFPARNCQIASGGTGDHSQVGLMEKARQRGAEFISISPIRSDMLARVDAEWLAARPGSDTAILLALAHCLLTEDLHDSEFLARYTNGFDVFADYVTGQGDGVPKSAEWAAPLSDIPADTIRSLARRMAASRTMLSVSWSLTRQDHGEQPYWAATALAAMLGQIGLPGGGIGFGYGATNSVGMHRQMLNFAALPQGKNAVDDFIPVARISEMLLNPETDFVYNGGRYTYPDIRLVYWAGGNPFHHHQDLQRLIEAWQKPETVIVHEWCWNTLAKHADIILPCTTHLERPDIMLNPRDPFIVMMEQVMPPVGDARNDYDIFANIAKHLGVEESFTEGRDMIAWQEWMYETSRGMAAEKGVTLPTLDSLKQTGWVKIEGPEKPHIMIGDFIDDPVANPLNTASGKIEIVSQTIAGFDKDMNIAPHPVWREPNEWLGNAGDAFPLHLISNQPHTKLHSQLDHGSHSRAGKINQREPVTMHPDNATARGLHDGDLVQVYNDRGICLAVLVISDDVRPDVVQMATGAWLDPMITADGKLLCKHGNPNVLTHDLGTSNMTQGPAAMSCLVEVQKYNDAAPPMTAFDPPDIIIR; this comes from the coding sequence ATGGACGAAAAAGTTACAATATCTTCACAATATGACAACCTGCCTTTAACCAGTTCGCATTGGGGTACCTATCGGGTCGAGACGGTGGCAGGCAAGGTTACGGCACTTCATCCCTTCGATGCAGATAGTGACCCGTCACCTATTGGATCAGGCATAGTTGATGTGCTGGATGCGCCCTCGCGTATCAAAATGCCAATGGTGCGCAAAAGCTGGCTGGAGCATGGGCCGGGTGCAGCAACCGACAAACGTGGTCAAGATCCATTTATTCAGATGACATGGGACGAGGCAGAGGCGCTGGTTGCCAATGAGCTTGCCCGGGTAAAGAATGATTTTGGCAATAAGGCCATTTTCGGTGGTTCCTATGGCTGGGCCAGCGCGGGACGATTTCACCATGCCCAAAGCCAGTTGCACCGTTTCCTAAACTGCATTGGCGGCTACACCCGGTCGGTCAATACATATAGCTATGCCGCGGCCGAGGTTATTCTGCCGCATGTGCTGGGTAGCTTTGGTAGCATAATGTATGGCCAGACCAGTCTGGAATCAGTCGCCGCATCAACCGAACTATTTATCAGTTTTGGTGGCTTTCCCGCACGTAATTGCCAGATTGCCAGTGGTGGTACTGGTGATCACAGCCAGGTCGGTCTTATGGAAAAGGCACGGCAAAGAGGGGCTGAATTTATTTCAATATCACCGATACGTTCGGACATGCTTGCGCGGGTTGATGCCGAATGGCTGGCCGCCCGACCAGGTAGCGATACGGCGATCCTGTTGGCATTGGCGCATTGTCTGCTCACCGAAGATCTGCATGATTCCGAATTTCTCGCACGTTACACAAATGGTTTCGATGTTTTTGCTGATTATGTGACAGGGCAAGGTGACGGGGTGCCTAAATCTGCTGAATGGGCGGCGCCATTGTCAGATATTCCGGCTGATACAATCCGGTCGCTGGCGCGGCGAATGGCGGCATCACGAACAATGCTATCGGTAAGTTGGTCGCTGACACGCCAAGATCATGGCGAGCAGCCTTATTGGGCGGCGACCGCCCTAGCGGCGATGCTTGGTCAGATCGGTTTGCCAGGCGGCGGCATTGGTTTTGGTTATGGGGCAACAAATTCGGTTGGTATGCACCGGCAGATGCTGAATTTTGCTGCATTGCCCCAAGGTAAGAACGCGGTTGATGATTTTATTCCTGTCGCGCGTATATCAGAGATGCTTTTAAATCCGGAAACGGACTTTGTTTATAATGGCGGTCGTTACACCTATCCGGATATCCGGCTTGTCTATTGGGCAGGTGGTAATCCGTTCCACCATCATCAGGATCTGCAACGGCTGATCGAAGCATGGCAGAAGCCAGAAACGGTGATTGTACATGAATGGTGCTGGAACACGCTGGCAAAACATGCCGATATCATTTTGCCCTGTACGACGCATCTGGAACGTCCTGATATTATGCTCAATCCGCGTGACCCCTTTATTGTCATGATGGAACAGGTGATGCCACCTGTTGGGGACGCACGAAATGATTATGATATTTTTGCCAATATTGCCAAGCATTTGGGTGTCGAGGAATCCTTTACCGAAGGGCGTGATATGATCGCCTGGCAAGAGTGGATGTATGAAACATCGCGTGGTATGGCTGCCGAAAAAGGCGTGACATTGCCCACACTTGATAGTCTGAAGCAGACAGGCTGGGTAAAGATTGAGGGGCCAGAAAAGCCCCATATCATGATTGGCGATTTTATCGATGATCCGGTCGCCAATCCGTTGAATACAGCAAGTGGCAAAATCGAAATCGTTTCGCAAACCATTGCGGGTTTTGACAAGGATATGAATATCGCGCCGCATCCGGTCTGGCGCGAACCTAACGAATGGCTTGGCAATGCGGGTGATGCCTTTCCGCTGCATCTGATTTCCAATCAGCCGCATACCAAATTACATTCGCAACTTGATCATGGAAGTCATAGCCGTGCAGGCAAAATCAATCAGCGTGAACCGGTGACTATGCATCCAGATAATGCTACTGCGCGCGGTTTGCATGATGGTGATCTGGTGCAGGTGTATAATGATCGAGGTATTTGCCTGGCTGTATTGGTGATCAGTGACGATGTGCGCCCTGATGTGGTGCAGATGGCAACAGGGGCGTGGCTTGACCCGATGATAACGGCGGATGGCAAGCTGTTATGTAAGCATGGCAATCCCAATGTTCTGACGCATGATCTAGGCACGTCAAATATGACGCAAGGTCCGGCAGCCATGTCATGTCTTGTCGAGGTGCAAAAATATAACGATGCGGCCCCACCGATGACAGCTTTTGACCCGCCCGACATTATAATACGATAG
- a CDS encoding YeeE/YedE family protein gives MRIFTPKQKLAPTSHEVGSFFRQSEISLFVIILICGCVLAGLAFLDSGRHGLSLVGLGVALGMTFMGFQYGFASGWRQFLQTGDGSAVSLHFILAALCALVFIPVTASGIGPSGSLAPVSISLFVGAFMFGVGMQLANGCGSGVLFSFGGGSGRMIVALPFFVLGSVIGSVILPPVLAFGALDPIEIGEHLPLAGKLVVNLVLLLGAAGLFFWFGRRQGIYLTKRMLGATILIAVLCWAVFMVSRHPWGVTFGFTLWGAKMASFIGVPIEQATFWNWPGPKRALTHSVLSDTSSLMDLAMIVGAGLAASLSGAFGKASWPDAAQLFAAALGGVLMGVGARLGFGCNIGAFLAGTASGSVHGWIWFAMAMAGSVLGIRLRAIFGF, from the coding sequence ATGCGTATATTCACGCCTAAACAAAAACTAGCCCCGACGTCGCATGAGGTCGGGTCTTTTTTTCGCCAAAGCGAAATATCCTTATTTGTCATTATCCTGATATGTGGATGCGTGTTAGCAGGTCTGGCCTTTCTCGATAGTGGTCGGCATGGCCTCAGCCTTGTGGGGCTGGGTGTTGCGCTTGGCATGACCTTTATGGGGTTCCAATATGGTTTTGCATCTGGCTGGCGCCAGTTTTTGCAAACAGGTGATGGTAGTGCGGTCAGTCTGCATTTCATTCTGGCGGCTTTGTGCGCATTGGTGTTTATTCCGGTCACGGCGTCAGGCATTGGCCCTAGCGGATCACTGGCTCCTGTATCGATTTCGCTATTTGTCGGTGCGTTCATGTTTGGCGTTGGCATGCAGCTGGCGAATGGATGCGGCTCTGGCGTTCTGTTCAGTTTTGGCGGCGGGTCAGGCCGGATGATTGTTGCCTTGCCCTTTTTTGTGCTGGGCTCGGTAATCGGTTCGGTTATTCTGCCACCGGTTCTGGCATTTGGTGCGCTTGACCCCATCGAGATAGGTGAGCATCTGCCCCTAGCTGGCAAGCTTGTGGTGAATCTAGTGCTTTTACTTGGTGCGGCAGGTTTGTTTTTCTGGTTTGGTCGCCGCCAAGGTATCTATCTGACCAAGCGCATGTTGGGGGCGACCATTCTGATTGCGGTTCTGTGTTGGGCTGTGTTCATGGTGTCACGTCACCCGTGGGGTGTGACCTTTGGTTTTACATTATGGGGTGCCAAGATGGCTAGCTTCATCGGTGTGCCGATTGAGCAAGCTACATTTTGGAACTGGCCAGGGCCCAAACGCGCGCTAACGCATTCGGTACTTTCTGATACGAGTAGCCTGATGGATTTGGCCATGATTGTGGGGGCTGGTCTTGCGGCGTCGCTATCAGGTGCTTTTGGTAAGGCCAGCTGGCCAGATGCGGCGCAGCTGTTTGCCGCGGCGCTTGGTGGGGTTTTGATGGGGGTCGGCGCACGGCTTGGTTTTGGCTGTAATATTGGCGCGTTTCTGGCTGGAACAGCATCGGGTAGCGTACATGGCTGGATCTGGTTTGCGATGGCAATGGCAGGCAGTGTGCTGGGCATCCGGCTGCGGGCGATATTTGGCTTTTAG
- a CDS encoding amino acid ABC transporter permease yields MEYLADFFRHIAEEYPRWNFIWMYQPVQQGKILSGIWMTIQLSVACLLLSMVIGILGAFAQGSRNALLRNFVQGYIQFFRNTPPYVQLLFFYFALGQFTPTYSPDGWLEVPIISNVGWAIISLSFFAGAFNVEIFRAGIEAVPESTKEASESLGFTRGQTFRYVVLPLAARVSLPALNNNLVNLVKTTTQAFGIAVPELLYQSVVIWNDYPSALYPTMLLVFVVYILLVGILVSGMNKWEKSMRIPGYGA; encoded by the coding sequence ATGGAATATTTAGCTGATTTTTTTCGCCATATTGCTGAGGAATATCCAAGGTGGAATTTCATCTGGATGTATCAGCCTGTTCAACAGGGGAAAATTCTTTCCGGTATATGGATGACAATTCAACTGTCGGTGGCCTGTCTATTGCTTTCGATGGTTATTGGTATTCTCGGTGCCTTTGCACAGGGAAGTCGTAACGCCTTGCTGCGAAATTTTGTCCAGGGCTATATTCAGTTTTTTCGCAATACGCCTCCCTATGTGCAGTTGCTGTTTTTCTATTTTGCGCTTGGGCAATTCACCCCGACCTATAGCCCCGATGGCTGGCTTGAAGTGCCTATCATCTCGAATGTTGGGTGGGCGATCATTTCACTTTCCTTTTTTGCCGGCGCTTTCAATGTTGAGATTTTTCGCGCGGGCATTGAAGCGGTTCCTGAAAGCACCAAGGAAGCGTCCGAATCGCTTGGATTCACGCGCGGCCAGACATTTCGCTATGTCGTGTTACCATTGGCAGCTCGGGTATCCTTGCCAGCGTTGAACAATAATCTGGTCAATTTGGTGAAAACCACGACACAGGCGTTTGGCATTGCCGTGCCCGAATTGCTGTATCAGTCAGTGGTAATATGGAATGACTATCCCTCGGCACTTTATCCGACAATGCTATTGGTATTTGTCGTTTACATCCTGCTTGTCGGCATTCTGGTGTCGGGCATGAATAAATGGGAAAAGAGTATGAGGATACCTGGCTATGGCGCGTAA
- a CDS encoding DegT/DnrJ/EryC1/StrS family aminotransferase gives MSKVSFNKPFTQQEAIPEDGIARAVEIMRSGRLHRYNLVAGEDNEASLLEQEYATWQEVDYCIAVTSGGYAIQLALRVCGVKPGNKVLANAYTLAPVPGAIHNVGGVPVLVDIDDNYHIDLDDLDAKAASSGAKYLLLSHMRGHIADMDRVTEICASHDITLIEDCAHTMAAKWRGVRSGNFGKVAAFSTQTYKHMNSGEGGFLTTNDPEIAARAIVSSGSYMLYGRHGAVPAEEVFEKVKLISPNYSGRMDHMRAALLRAQLPHIEEKAAHWNARYDLLHRRFSQMKGASIPERKQVEAYVGSSIQFRADGLTREQIPEFIAACNARGAELKWFGDDEPKAFTSRYDSWKYIDDIPHLPNTQKVLANTLDMRIPLTFDEDDCTLIADIIEDELSHYL, from the coding sequence ATGTCCAAAGTCAGCTTTAACAAACCCTTCACCCAGCAAGAAGCCATTCCGGAAGACGGTATCGCCCGTGCGGTCGAAATCATGCGCTCTGGCCGTTTGCATCGCTATAATCTGGTTGCTGGCGAAGATAATGAAGCGAGCTTGCTGGAACAGGAATATGCCACATGGCAGGAAGTTGATTACTGCATCGCGGTGACCTCAGGCGGCTATGCGATTCAGCTGGCGTTGCGTGTATGTGGCGTCAAGCCAGGCAACAAGGTTTTGGCTAATGCCTATACGCTGGCGCCGGTGCCTGGCGCGATACATAATGTTGGCGGTGTTCCAGTTCTGGTTGATATTGACGATAATTATCACATTGATCTGGATGATCTTGACGCCAAGGCAGCCAGTAGCGGCGCAAAATATCTGCTATTATCGCATATGCGTGGCCATATCGCCGACATGGATCGTGTGACCGAAATATGCGCGTCACATGACATAACGTTAATCGAAGATTGCGCGCATACGATGGCGGCAAAATGGCGTGGTGTACGCTCAGGTAATTTTGGCAAGGTCGCTGCCTTTTCAACGCAGACATACAAACATATGAATTCGGGTGAAGGTGGATTCCTGACAACAAATGATCCTGAAATAGCTGCGCGGGCCATTGTGTCATCAGGCTCCTATATGCTGTACGGGCGTCACGGCGCGGTTCCTGCCGAAGAGGTTTTTGAAAAGGTGAAGCTAATTTCTCCTAACTATTCCGGGCGCATGGATCATATGCGGGCGGCATTGTTGCGTGCGCAGCTTCCGCATATTGAAGAAAAAGCAGCACATTGGAATGCACGCTACGATCTGTTGCATCGGCGCTTTAGCCAGATGAAAGGCGCATCTATCCCCGAACGTAAGCAGGTCGAAGCCTATGTCGGATCATCGATACAATTTCGTGCTGATGGGTTAACACGCGAACAGATTCCTGAATTTATCGCAGCCTGTAACGCACGGGGCGCTGAACTAAAATGGTTTGGCGATGATGAACCAAAAGCCTTTACCAGCCGCTATGACAGCTGGAAATATATTGATGATATTCCGCATCTGCCCAACACGCAAAAAGTGCTGGCCAACACGCTTGATATGCGTATCCCTCTGACATTTGATGAGGATGACTGCACCCTCATTGCCGATATTATTGAGGATGAGCTGTCACACTACCTATAG
- a CDS encoding DMT family transporter: MRFSNFTSHYSPATFGTLLAILGVLILTPDTLVMRLSGLEKWPLMGWRGILMGVTLLCIWRLFPSQNRWRELRSLGSWQGILVIIAFGFNSITFTLGIAETSVIVVLTAVALMPLIAAMLSFFMLGEKQGWLGWLTIMLAMLGVIIVVMDGGNALGQPQGSVWLGAVFGLVTAFGLALTFTITRKYPALSILPACALGSLLSGIVGFALSADGTIFTAPVWTIVTMGIIILPLSFTCLGIAPRYTSSAIVSLVMLLEMVIGPFWVWLGIGERPTTTMIAGSLFVLCVLIFHVVRTSHITPPTQP; this comes from the coding sequence ATGCGTTTTTCCAATTTTACATCCCATTATAGCCCAGCCACCTTTGGTACTTTGTTGGCCATTCTGGGCGTGCTTATTTTGACACCTGACACGCTGGTCATGCGGCTGTCCGGACTTGAAAAATGGCCATTAATGGGGTGGCGTGGTATTTTGATGGGCGTCACCCTTTTATGTATCTGGCGGTTATTTCCAAGTCAAAACAGATGGCGGGAACTTCGTAGCCTTGGCTCATGGCAAGGGATTTTGGTGATCATCGCTTTTGGGTTTAACTCGATCACCTTCACACTTGGAATAGCCGAAACCTCGGTTATCGTTGTTTTGACCGCGGTGGCACTGATGCCCTTGATCGCCGCGATGCTGTCCTTTTTCATGTTAGGTGAAAAGCAAGGCTGGCTTGGCTGGCTAACCATCATGCTGGCAATGCTTGGTGTTATTATTGTTGTGATGGATGGCGGCAATGCGCTTGGCCAACCACAAGGTTCGGTATGGCTTGGCGCTGTTTTTGGTCTTGTCACGGCCTTTGGGCTGGCTTTGACCTTTACCATAACGCGGAAATATCCGGCCTTGAGCATTTTACCCGCTTGCGCGCTTGGATCCTTGCTCAGCGGTATTGTCGGCTTTGCGCTTAGTGCTGATGGCACGATCTTTACCGCGCCGGTCTGGACGATTGTGACGATGGGCATAATTATTCTGCCTTTGTCATTTACCTGTCTTGGCATTGCCCCACGCTATACAAGCTCCGCCATTGTCAGCCTTGTGATGCTGCTGGAAATGGTAATTGGGCCATTCTGGGTCTGGCTTGGCATTGGTGAACGTCCTACAACGACGATGATCGCGGGCAGTCTTTTTGTACTTTGTGTTCTGATTTTTCATGTCGTACGCACCAGCCACATAACACCACCCACACAACCGTAA
- a CDS encoding amino acid ABC transporter permease, translating to MARNIPGITGRSRTDFAVLKPFQLPGKPSHEMNMTVWLANLPPWTGLVLMLPLLLWPFTSHAAGSFTLITAFGILTKWMPFLLKSGFLFNIVISLFSMLFGTIFGIILGLAQISKIAPIRRLSWFITQLFRNSPWLVILFIVLLALPFEIVIFGYIIYVPDWMKAVFGLSLPIMANISEIVRGAVQSVPTAQWEASESLAFSRQQTLWRIILPQCFKRMIPPWMNWYAILTMATPLCSLLGVEEIITLSRQAMEAENNHPELLVPFYSFALGLFFIYCYPIARFTMRLERKYAVKL from the coding sequence ATGGCGCGTAACATTCCCGGGATAACAGGTCGTTCACGCACCGACTTTGCCGTATTGAAACCCTTTCAGCTCCCCGGCAAACCCAGTCATGAAATGAATATGACCGTCTGGCTTGCAAATTTGCCACCATGGACAGGGCTAGTGCTAATGCTGCCCTTGCTTTTATGGCCCTTTACCAGCCACGCAGCAGGATCTTTCACACTCATAACGGCCTTTGGCATTCTGACAAAATGGATGCCATTCCTGTTGAAATCAGGGTTTCTATTCAACATTGTCATTTCGTTGTTTTCGATGCTATTTGGCACCATCTTTGGCATTATTCTAGGGCTGGCGCAAATATCAAAGATAGCACCTATTCGCCGGTTGTCATGGTTTATCACCCAGCTATTCCGTAATTCGCCATGGCTAGTGATTCTGTTCATCGTATTGCTGGCATTGCCTTTTGAAATCGTCATCTTTGGCTATATCATTTATGTGCCTGACTGGATGAAAGCCGTCTTTGGCCTGTCTTTACCGATTATGGCCAATATTTCCGAAATTGTGCGTGGTGCCGTTCAATCGGTGCCAACAGCACAGTGGGAAGCATCCGAAAGTCTGGCATTCAGTCGTCAGCAAACATTATGGCGGATCATTCTGCCACAATGTTTCAAGCGGATGATTCCACCATGGATGAACTGGTATGCTATTTTGACAATGGCGACACCGCTATGCTCGCTTTTGGGCGTTGAAGAGATTATCACCCTGTCACGCCAGGCGATGGAGGCTGAAAACAACCATCCAGAATTGCTGGTGCCGTTTTACAGCTTCGCGCTTGGCCTGTTTTTCATTTATTGCTATCCGATTGCCCGCTTTACGATGCGTCTCGAACGCAAATATGCAGTCAAACTATAG